Proteins encoded within one genomic window of Streptomyces taklimakanensis:
- a CDS encoding DUF1707 and DUF4190 domain-containing protein yields MGFGSWQGEQPPGYPVPGKARSGPPVPQGAQPVPPVPSVPQPPQAAQMPMMRASNADRERTIDVLKAGYAEGRLGHAEYEQRMGRAHQAQTYGELHALVADLPQGPMAVPPPSPQQYPQPYQAVAVPRTFLPPPPRTNNSAVGALICGVLIPFYGLTAVPAVILGHKARAEIRRTGEKGDGMAMAGIVLGWLTIGLGALAVVALVMLGTGGA; encoded by the coding sequence ATGGGATTCGGATCGTGGCAGGGAGAGCAGCCGCCGGGGTATCCGGTGCCGGGCAAGGCGCGTTCGGGGCCGCCCGTGCCGCAGGGAGCGCAGCCGGTCCCGCCGGTCCCGTCGGTTCCGCAGCCTCCCCAGGCGGCCCAGATGCCGATGATGCGGGCGTCCAACGCGGACCGGGAGCGCACGATCGACGTGCTCAAGGCCGGGTACGCCGAGGGGCGGCTGGGCCACGCCGAGTACGAGCAGCGGATGGGACGGGCGCACCAGGCGCAGACGTACGGTGAACTCCACGCCCTCGTGGCCGACCTGCCGCAGGGGCCGATGGCGGTGCCCCCGCCCTCGCCGCAGCAGTATCCGCAGCCCTACCAGGCCGTGGCGGTGCCCCGCACCTTCCTGCCGCCGCCTCCTCGGACCAACAACTCGGCCGTCGGGGCGCTGATCTGCGGCGTCCTCATCCCGTTCTACGGGCTCACCGCCGTTCCCGCCGTGATCCTGGGCCACAAGGCCCGGGCGGAGATCCGGCGGACGGGGGAGAAGGGGGACGGCATGGCGATGGCCGGGATCGTCCTGGGCTGGCTGACGATCGGGCTCGGCGCCCTGGCCGTGGTCGCGTTGGTGATGCTCGGGACCGGCGGCGCGTAA
- a CDS encoding Crp/Fnr family transcriptional regulator, with protein MGIEKVLQDAHRSERWDGGELPGGLLGDQVPFLARLEREDRGALLSLGHPIRYGPRSPLLRQEEPSTHVLFVLSGWTKVTRSAANGYEALLALRGPGDIVGESAALDDRPRSATVTALDEVRAVAVERQRFTAYLATAPQVAMRLLSLTTDRMRAGDRRRLEFAALGVRERLAILLLELARAHGEHVPEGVRLTVGLSQHELAGSVGASREAVARLLKDLRQRGIVLTGHRGLVVTRPEQLRRMVRGG; from the coding sequence ATGGGCATCGAGAAGGTCCTGCAGGACGCGCACCGGTCGGAACGGTGGGACGGCGGCGAACTCCCCGGAGGGCTGCTCGGCGACCAAGTCCCCTTCCTCGCCCGCCTCGAACGCGAGGACCGCGGCGCCCTGCTCTCGCTCGGACACCCGATCCGGTACGGGCCGCGCTCCCCGCTGCTGCGCCAGGAGGAGCCGTCCACCCACGTGTTGTTCGTCCTCAGCGGCTGGACCAAGGTCACCCGTTCCGCCGCCAACGGATACGAGGCACTGCTCGCCCTGCGCGGCCCCGGTGACATCGTCGGCGAGTCCGCCGCGCTCGACGACCGTCCGCGTTCGGCGACCGTCACGGCGCTCGACGAGGTGCGCGCCGTCGCGGTGGAACGACAGCGCTTCACGGCCTACCTGGCCACGGCCCCACAGGTGGCGATGCGGCTGTTGTCCCTCACCACGGACCGGATGCGCGCCGGCGACCGGCGCCGCCTGGAGTTCGCCGCCCTGGGCGTGCGCGAACGGCTCGCGATCCTCCTGCTCGAACTCGCCCGCGCCCACGGCGAGCACGTCCCCGAGGGCGTCCGCCTCACCGTCGGGCTGTCCCAGCACGAACTGGCGGGCTCCGTCGGGGCGTCGCGGGAGGCGGTGGCCCGACTGCTGAAGGACCTGCGGCAGCGCGGGATCGTCCTGACCGGCCACCGCGGCCTGGTCGTCACCCGTCCCGAACAGCTCCGCCGCATGGTCCGCGGCGGCTGA
- the tuf gene encoding elongation factor Tu: MAKAKFERTKPHVNIGTIGHIDHGKTTLTAAITKVLHDAYPELNEVSAFENIDKAPEERQRGITISIAHVEYQTESRHYAHVDCPGHADYIKNMITGAAQMDGAILVVAATDGPMPQTKEHVLLARQVGVPYIVVALNKADMVDDEEIMELVELEVRELLSEYEFPGDEVPVVRVSALKALEGDQKWADSVLELMKAVDESIPEPERDTDKPFLMPIEDVFTITGRGTVVTGRIERGVLKVNENVDIIGIKPEKTSTTVTGIEMFRKLLDEGQAGENVGLLLRGIKREDVERGQVIIKPGSVTPHTEFEAQAYILSKDEGGRHTPFFNNYRPQFYFRTTDVTGVVTLPEGTEMVMPGDNTTMSVQLIQPVAMEEGLKFAIREGGRTVGAGQVTKIIK; encoded by the coding sequence GTGGCGAAGGCGAAGTTCGAGCGGACTAAGCCGCACGTCAACATCGGCACCATCGGTCACATCGACCACGGTAAGACCACCCTTACCGCGGCGATCACCAAGGTGCTGCACGACGCCTACCCCGAGCTGAACGAGGTCTCGGCCTTCGAGAACATCGACAAGGCTCCCGAGGAGCGTCAGCGCGGTATCACCATCTCCATCGCGCACGTCGAGTACCAGACGGAGTCCCGTCACTACGCCCACGTCGACTGCCCGGGTCACGCGGACTACATCAAGAACATGATCACCGGTGCCGCCCAGATGGACGGTGCCATCCTCGTGGTCGCCGCCACCGACGGCCCGATGCCGCAGACCAAGGAGCACGTGCTCCTGGCCCGCCAGGTCGGCGTTCCGTACATCGTCGTCGCCCTGAACAAGGCCGACATGGTGGACGACGAGGAGATCATGGAGCTCGTCGAGCTCGAGGTCCGTGAGCTGCTCTCCGAGTACGAGTTCCCGGGCGACGAGGTTCCGGTCGTTCGCGTCTCGGCGCTGAAGGCGCTCGAGGGCGACCAGAAGTGGGCCGACTCCGTCCTCGAGCTGATGAAGGCCGTCGACGAGTCGATCCCGGAGCCGGAGCGCGACACCGACAAGCCGTTCCTGATGCCGATCGAGGACGTCTTCACGATCACCGGTCGCGGTACGGTCGTCACCGGCCGTATCGAGCGCGGTGTCCTGAAGGTCAACGAGAACGTCGACATCATCGGCATCAAGCCGGAGAAGACCTCCACCACGGTCACCGGCATCGAGATGTTCCGCAAGCTGCTCGACGAGGGCCAGGCCGGTGAGAACGTCGGTCTGCTGCTCCGCGGCATCAAGCGCGAGGACGTCGAGCGCGGCCAGGTCATCATCAAGCCGGGTTCGGTCACCCCGCACACCGAGTTCGAGGCCCAGGCCTACATCCTGTCGAAGGACGAGGGTGGTCGCCACACCCCGTTCTTCAACAACTACCGCCCGCAGTTCTACTTCCGTACCACGGACGTGACCGGCGTGGTGACCCTCCCCGAGGGCACCGAGATGGTCATGCCGGGCGACAACACCACCATGTCCGTCCAGCTGATCCAGCCGGTCGCCATGGAGGAGGGCCTGAAGTTCGCCATCCGCGAGGGTGGCCGGACCGTGGGCGCCGGCCAGGTCACCAAGATCATCAAGTGA
- a CDS encoding GNAT family N-acetyltransferase, translating to MTALTGPSPEASRTSQWRVRPYRPEDWEAVSRIHDTARLDELRDSVGVEAFLTLAETYEGEGLFDDRVWVAEDPAAGGSGTVVGFVALADDEVTWLYVDPDRYGEGVGTALLRHAVAHGGPRVETTVLAGNERALGLYLREGFVIVETKEGRLAGNEAFPATGHIMELRKPFPRPAA from the coding sequence ATGACCGCACTCACGGGACCGAGCCCCGAAGCCTCCCGAACCTCACAGTGGCGCGTCCGCCCCTACCGCCCCGAGGACTGGGAGGCCGTCTCCCGCATCCACGACACCGCGCGGCTGGACGAACTGCGCGACTCGGTCGGGGTGGAGGCGTTCCTGACGCTGGCCGAGACCTATGAGGGCGAGGGCCTGTTCGACGACCGGGTCTGGGTCGCCGAGGACCCGGCGGCCGGCGGATCCGGGACGGTCGTCGGCTTCGTCGCCCTGGCCGACGACGAGGTCACCTGGTTGTACGTGGACCCGGACCGCTACGGCGAGGGCGTCGGGACCGCGCTGCTGCGCCACGCCGTGGCCCACGGCGGCCCCCGGGTGGAGACCACGGTGCTCGCGGGCAACGAACGCGCCCTCGGGCTCTACCTCCGCGAGGGCTTCGTCATCGTCGAGACCAAGGAGGGCAGGCTCGCGGGGAACGAGGCGTTCCCCGCCACCGGCCACATCATGGAGCTGCGCAAGCCGTTCCCGCGACCGGCCGCCTGA
- the rpsL gene encoding 30S ribosomal protein S12 codes for MPTIQQLVRKGRQDKVEKNKTPALEGSPQRRGVCTRVFTTTPKKPNSALRKVARVRLTSGIEVTAYIPGEGHNLQEHSIVLVRGGRVKDLPGVRYKIIRGSLDTQGVKNRKQARSRYGAKKEK; via the coding sequence GTGCCTACGATCCAGCAGTTGGTCCGCAAGGGCCGACAGGACAAGGTCGAGAAGAACAAGACGCCCGCACTCGAGGGTTCGCCCCAGCGCCGCGGCGTCTGCACGCGCGTCTTCACCACCACCCCCAAGAAGCCGAACTCGGCCCTGCGTAAGGTCGCGCGTGTGCGTCTGACCAGCGGCATCGAGGTCACCGCTTACATTCCGGGTGAGGGTCACAACCTGCAGGAGCACTCCATCGTGCTCGTGCGTGGTGGCCGTGTGAAGGACCTGCCGGGTGTTCGCTACAAGATCATCCGCGGATCCCTCGACACCCAGGGCGTCAAGAACCGCAAGCAGGCTCGCAGCCGCTACGGCGCCAAGAAGGAGAAGTAA
- the fusA gene encoding elongation factor G, producing MATTSLDLAKVRNIGIMAHIDAGKTTTTERILFYTGVSYKIGEVHDGAATMDWMEQEQERGITITSAATTCHWPLDNVDHTINIIDTPGHVDFTVEVERSLRVLDGAVTVFDGVAGVEPQSETVWRQADRYGVPRICFVNKLDRTGADFFRCVDMIVSRLGAQPLVMQIPIGAESDFQGVVDLVRMKALVWSAEAAKGEMYDTVDIPADLAETAEEWRGKLLEAVAENDEELMELYLEGAELSEEQLYSAIRRITIESGKGGGTTVTPVFCGTAFKNKGVQPLLDAVVRYLPSPVDIEAIEGQAPSDAEEIIKRKPSEEEPLAALAFKIASDPHLGKLTFIRVYSGRLNSGTQVLNSVKGKKERIGKIYRMHANKREEIESVGAGDIVAVMGLKQTTTGETLCDASSPVILESMDFPAPVIEVAIEPKSKGDQEKLGVAIQRLAEEDPSFQVKTNEETGQTIIAGMGELHLEVLVDRMKREFKVEANVGKPQVAYRETLRKSVERVDYTHKKQTGGSGQFAKVQIAVEPLEGDGYEFVNKVTGGRIPKEYIPSVDAGCQEAMEFGVLAGYPLTGVRVTLLDGAYHDVDSSEMAFKIAGSMAFKEAARKASPALLEPMMAVEVTTPEDYMGDVIGDINSRRGQIQAMEDRAGAKLVKGLVPLSEMFGYVGDLRSKTSGRASYSMQFDSYAEVPRNVAEEIIAKAKGE from the coding sequence ATGGCTACCACTTCACTTGACCTGGCCAAGGTCCGCAACATCGGGATCATGGCCCACATCGACGCGGGCAAGACGACCACCACCGAGCGGATTCTGTTCTACACCGGTGTGAGCTACAAGATCGGTGAGGTCCACGACGGCGCTGCCACCATGGACTGGATGGAGCAGGAGCAGGAGCGCGGCATCACCATCACGTCGGCCGCGACGACCTGCCACTGGCCGCTCGACAACGTCGATCACACCATCAACATCATCGACACGCCGGGGCACGTCGACTTCACCGTCGAGGTGGAGCGCTCCCTGCGCGTGCTCGACGGTGCCGTGACGGTGTTCGACGGGGTGGCCGGCGTCGAGCCGCAGTCCGAGACGGTGTGGCGCCAGGCGGACCGCTACGGCGTGCCGCGCATCTGCTTCGTCAACAAGCTGGACCGCACCGGCGCCGACTTCTTCCGCTGCGTCGACATGATCGTCAGCCGCCTCGGTGCCCAGCCGCTGGTCATGCAGATCCCGATCGGCGCCGAGTCCGACTTCCAGGGCGTGGTGGACCTGGTCCGCATGAAGGCCCTGGTCTGGTCGGCCGAGGCCGCCAAGGGCGAGATGTACGACACCGTCGACATCCCGGCCGACCTGGCCGAGACCGCCGAGGAGTGGCGCGGCAAGCTGCTCGAGGCCGTCGCGGAGAACGACGAGGAGCTGATGGAGCTGTACCTGGAGGGCGCCGAGCTCTCCGAGGAGCAGCTGTACTCGGCGATCCGTCGCATCACCATCGAGTCCGGCAAGGGCGGCGGCACCACCGTCACCCCGGTGTTCTGCGGCACCGCGTTCAAGAACAAGGGCGTCCAGCCCCTGCTCGACGCGGTCGTGCGGTACCTGCCCTCGCCGGTCGACATCGAGGCGATCGAGGGTCAGGCTCCGTCCGACGCCGAGGAGATCATCAAGCGCAAGCCGTCCGAGGAGGAGCCGCTGGCCGCTCTCGCGTTCAAGATCGCGAGCGACCCGCACCTCGGCAAGCTCACCTTCATCCGGGTCTACTCGGGGCGCCTGAACTCCGGCACCCAGGTGCTGAACTCGGTGAAGGGCAAGAAGGAGCGCATCGGCAAGATCTACCGGATGCACGCGAACAAGCGTGAGGAGATCGAGAGCGTGGGCGCCGGCGACATCGTCGCCGTCATGGGTCTGAAGCAGACCACCACGGGCGAGACCCTCTGCGACGCGTCGTCTCCGGTGATCCTGGAGTCCATGGACTTCCCGGCCCCGGTGATCGAGGTCGCCATCGAGCCGAAGTCCAAGGGCGACCAGGAGAAGCTGGGCGTCGCCATCCAGCGTCTGGCCGAGGAGGACCCGTCCTTCCAGGTCAAGACGAACGAGGAGACCGGGCAGACCATCATCGCGGGTATGGGCGAGCTGCACCTCGAAGTGCTGGTCGACCGCATGAAGCGCGAGTTCAAGGTCGAGGCGAACGTCGGTAAGCCGCAGGTGGCCTACCGCGAGACCCTGCGCAAGTCCGTCGAGAGGGTCGACTACACGCACAAGAAGCAGACTGGTGGTTCCGGCCAGTTCGCCAAGGTGCAGATCGCGGTCGAGCCCCTCGAGGGCGACGGCTACGAGTTCGTCAACAAGGTCACCGGTGGCCGCATCCCCAAGGAGTACATCCCCTCGGTGGACGCCGGTTGCCAGGAGGCCATGGAGTTCGGCGTGCTGGCGGGCTACCCGCTCACCGGTGTGCGGGTGACGCTGCTGGACGGCGCCTACCACGACGTCGACTCCTCCGAGATGGCGTTCAAGATCGCCGGTTCCATGGCCTTCAAGGAGGCCGCCCGCAAGGCCAGCCCGGCCCTGCTGGAGCCGATGATGGCCGTCGAGGTCACCACGCCCGAGGACTACATGGGCGACGTGATCGGTGACATCAACTCCCGTCGTGGCCAGATCCAGGCCATGGAGGACCGCGCCGGCGCCAAGCTCGTCAAGGGCCTGGTTCCGCTGTCGGAGATGTTCGGCTACGTCGGTGACCTGCGCAGCAAGACCTCCGGTCGAGCGAGCTACTCGATGCAGTTCGACTCCTACGCCGAGGTTCCCAGGAACGTCGCCGAGGAGATCATCGCGAAGGCCAAGGGCGAGTAG
- the rpsG gene encoding 30S ribosomal protein S7, with amino-acid sequence MPRKGPAPKRPVIIDPVYGSPLVTSLINKVLLHGKRSTAERIVYGAMEGLREKTGNDPVITLKRALENVKPTLEVRSRRVGGATYQVPVEVRPGRSSTLALRWIVGYARARREKTMTERLMNELLDASNGLGAAVKKREDTHKMAESNKAFAHYRW; translated from the coding sequence ATGCCTCGTAAGGGCCCCGCCCCGAAGCGACCGGTCATCATCGACCCGGTCTACGGCTCTCCTCTGGTGACCTCCCTCATCAACAAGGTGCTGCTGCACGGCAAGCGCTCCACCGCCGAGCGCATCGTGTACGGCGCCATGGAGGGCCTGCGTGAGAAGACCGGCAACGACCCGGTCATCACGCTCAAGCGCGCGCTCGAGAACGTGAAGCCGACCCTCGAGGTCCGCTCCCGCCGTGTCGGTGGCGCCACCTACCAGGTTCCGGTCGAGGTCCGCCCCGGCCGTTCCTCCACTCTCGCGCTGCGTTGGATCGTGGGCTACGCCCGCGCGCGCCGCGAGAAGACCATGACCGAGCGTCTGATGAACGAGCTGCTCGATGCCTCCAACGGCCTCGGCGCCGCCGTGAAGAAGCGCGAGGACACCCACAAGATGGCCGAGTCCAACAAGGCCTTCGCGCACTACCGCTGGTAG
- a CDS encoding Pycsar system effector family protein, producing the protein MTTDHPAPGAADGARSPAARPPSDTVGHQTALRLLAELRAEVARADGKASVLVGAQSMAASVLIGLLAGRGWHPSGLSAPSSVVWWAGVASMGTSLVALLFAVLPRYKASDWRPGRPVTYFGDIRRAADQEELSRALADTERAPMAGLVDSLTENSRIVSSKHRWMRVGLLLFCAGAVLTPGALLVG; encoded by the coding sequence GTGACCACGGACCACCCGGCACCCGGCGCCGCCGACGGCGCTCGATCCCCCGCCGCCCGCCCACCGTCCGACACGGTCGGACATCAGACGGCCCTGCGCCTGCTCGCCGAACTCCGCGCCGAGGTCGCCCGCGCGGACGGCAAGGCGTCCGTGCTGGTCGGCGCGCAGAGCATGGCGGCCAGTGTGCTCATCGGCCTGCTCGCCGGCCGCGGCTGGCACCCCTCTGGACTGTCGGCGCCCTCGTCGGTGGTCTGGTGGGCGGGGGTCGCCTCGATGGGGACCTCCCTGGTCGCCCTCCTCTTCGCCGTCCTCCCCCGGTACAAGGCGAGCGACTGGCGTCCGGGGCGTCCCGTGACCTACTTCGGCGACATACGCCGCGCCGCCGACCAGGAGGAGTTGTCACGTGCGCTGGCGGACACCGAGCGAGCCCCCATGGCCGGTCTCGTCGACTCCCTGACGGAGAACAGCCGCATCGTCAGCAGCAAACACCGCTGGATGCGCGTCGGTCTCCTGCTGTTCTGCGCCGGGGCCGTCCTGACGCCCGGCGCCCTGCTCGTCGGCTGA
- a CDS encoding DNA-directed RNA polymerase subunit beta', producing MLDVNFFDELRIGLATADDIRQWSHGEVKKPETINYRTLKPEKDGLFCEKIFGPTRDWECYCGKYKRVRFKGIICERCGVEVTRAKVRRERMGHIELAAPVTHIWYFKGVPSRLGYLLDLAPKDLEKVIYFAAYMITWVDEERRQRDLPSLEAHVSVERQQIEQRRDADLEARAKKQEADLAELEAEGAKADVRRKVREGAEREMRQIRDRAQREIDRLDEVWNRFKNLKVQDLEGDELLYRELRDRFGTYFDGSMGAAALQKRLETFDLEEEAEKLREIIRTGKGQKKTRALKRLKVVSAFLQTRNSPKGMVLDCVPVIPPDLRPMVQLDGGRFATSDLNDLYRRVINRNNRLKRLLDLGAPEIIVNNEKRMLQEAVDALFDNGRRGRPVTGPGNRPLKSLSDMLKGKQGRFRQNLLGKRVDYSARSVIVVGPQLKLHQCGLPKAMALELFKPFVMKRLVDLNHAQNIKSAKRMVERGRTVVYDVLEEVIAEHPVLLNRAPTLHRLGIQAFEPQLVEGKAIQIHPLVCTAFNADFDGDQMAVHLPLSAEAQAEARILMLSSNNILKPADGRPVTMPTQDMVLGLFFLTTDEVEGEVKGEGRSFNSVAEAIMSFDARELSLQAKIDIRFPVGSVPPRGWTPPAPEEGEPEWQPGDPFRLRTTLGRALFNELLPEDYPFVDYTVGKKQLSAIVNDLAERYPKVVVAAALDNLKSAGFHWATRSGVTIAISDVVVPEAKREIIANYEAQDEKVQKQYERGLITKDERSQELIAIWTKATNEVAEAMAENFPKTNPIFMMVDSGARGNMMQMRQIAGMRGLVSNAKNETIPRPIKASFREGLSVLEYFISTHGARKGLADTALRTADSGYLTRRLVDVSQDVIIREEDCGTDRGLKLVIASKGADGVLRKAEDVETSVYARCLAEDVVVDGKVLAPAGTDLGDVLIDELVRHGVETVKTRSVLTCESAVGTCAMCYGRSLATGKLVDIGEAVGIIAAQSIGEPGTQLTMRTFHTGGVAGDDITQGLPRVVELFEARTPKGVAPISEAAGRVRIEETEKTKKIVVTPDDGSDETSYGVSKRARLLVSEGDHVDVGQPLTVGATNPHDVLRILGQRAVQVHLVGEVQKVYNSQGVSIHDKHIEIIIRQMLRRVTIIESGDAELLPGELVERSKFEAENRRVVAEGGQPASGRPQLMGITKASLATESWLSAASFQETTRVLTDAAINAKSDSLIGLKENVIIGKLIPAGTGLSRYRNIRVEPTEEAKAAMYSAVGYDDIDYSPFGTGSGQAVPLEDYDYGPYNG from the coding sequence GTGCTCGACGTCAACTTCTTCGACGAGCTGCGAATCGGCCTGGCCACCGCTGACGACATCCGTCAGTGGTCCCACGGCGAGGTCAAGAAGCCGGAGACCATCAACTACCGCACCCTCAAGCCCGAGAAGGACGGACTCTTCTGCGAGAAGATCTTCGGTCCGACCCGGGACTGGGAGTGCTACTGCGGCAAGTACAAGCGCGTCCGCTTCAAGGGCATCATCTGCGAGCGCTGCGGCGTCGAGGTGACCCGCGCCAAGGTGCGCCGCGAGCGGATGGGCCACATCGAGTTGGCCGCCCCCGTCACCCACATCTGGTACTTCAAGGGCGTGCCCTCCCGGCTGGGCTACCTGCTGGACCTCGCCCCGAAGGACCTGGAGAAGGTCATCTACTTCGCCGCCTACATGATCACGTGGGTGGACGAGGAGCGTCGCCAGCGCGACCTGCCCTCCCTGGAGGCCCACGTCTCCGTGGAGCGTCAGCAGATCGAGCAGCGTCGTGACGCCGACCTGGAGGCCCGCGCCAAGAAGCAGGAGGCCGACCTGGCCGAGCTGGAGGCCGAGGGCGCCAAGGCGGACGTCCGCCGCAAGGTGCGCGAGGGCGCCGAGCGCGAGATGCGGCAGATCCGCGACCGTGCCCAGCGCGAGATCGACCGCCTGGACGAGGTCTGGAACCGCTTCAAGAACCTCAAGGTCCAGGACCTGGAGGGCGACGAGCTGCTCTACCGCGAGCTGCGCGACCGCTTCGGCACCTACTTCGACGGTTCGATGGGCGCCGCGGCGCTGCAGAAGCGCCTGGAGACCTTCGACCTGGAGGAAGAGGCCGAGAAGCTCCGCGAGATCATCCGGACCGGCAAGGGCCAGAAGAAGACCCGTGCGCTCAAGCGCCTCAAGGTCGTCTCCGCCTTCCTCCAGACCCGCAACAGCCCCAAGGGCATGGTGCTGGACTGCGTGCCGGTCATCCCGCCGGACCTGCGTCCGATGGTGCAGCTGGACGGTGGCCGCTTCGCCACCAGTGACCTCAACGACCTGTACCGCCGCGTCATCAACCGCAACAACCGCCTGAAGCGGCTTCTCGACCTCGGCGCGCCCGAGATCATCGTCAACAACGAGAAGCGCATGCTCCAGGAGGCCGTCGACGCGCTGTTCGACAACGGCCGCCGCGGTCGGCCGGTGACGGGTCCGGGCAACCGTCCGCTGAAGTCGCTCTCCGACATGCTCAAGGGCAAGCAGGGCCGCTTCCGTCAGAACCTGCTGGGCAAGCGCGTCGACTACTCGGCCCGTTCCGTGATCGTCGTCGGCCCGCAGCTGAAGCTGCACCAGTGCGGCCTGCCCAAGGCCATGGCGCTGGAGCTGTTCAAGCCGTTCGTGATGAAGCGCCTGGTGGACCTCAACCACGCGCAGAACATCAAGTCGGCCAAGCGCATGGTCGAGCGCGGCCGCACGGTCGTGTACGACGTGCTCGAAGAGGTCATCGCCGAGCACCCGGTGCTGCTGAACCGTGCGCCGACGCTGCACCGGCTGGGCATCCAGGCCTTCGAGCCGCAGCTGGTCGAGGGCAAGGCCATCCAGATCCACCCGCTCGTGTGCACCGCGTTCAACGCGGACTTCGACGGTGACCAGATGGCCGTGCACCTGCCGCTGTCCGCGGAGGCCCAGGCCGAGGCCCGCATCCTGATGCTGTCCTCGAACAACATCCTCAAGCCGGCGGACGGCCGCCCGGTCACCATGCCGACCCAGGACATGGTGCTCGGTCTGTTCTTCCTCACCACCGACGAGGTGGAGGGCGAGGTCAAGGGCGAGGGCCGGTCGTTCAACTCCGTCGCCGAGGCGATCATGTCGTTCGACGCCCGGGAGCTGTCGCTCCAGGCGAAGATCGACATCCGCTTCCCCGTGGGCTCGGTGCCGCCCCGCGGCTGGACCCCGCCGGCTCCCGAGGAGGGCGAGCCGGAGTGGCAGCCGGGCGACCCGTTCCGCCTGCGCACCACCCTGGGCCGCGCGCTCTTCAACGAGCTGCTGCCCGAGGACTACCCGTTCGTCGACTACACCGTGGGCAAGAAGCAGCTCTCCGCGATCGTCAACGATCTCGCCGAGCGCTACCCCAAGGTCGTCGTCGCCGCGGCGCTGGACAACCTGAAGTCGGCCGGTTTCCACTGGGCGACCCGCTCCGGCGTCACCATCGCGATCTCCGACGTCGTGGTCCCCGAGGCCAAGAGGGAGATCATCGCGAACTACGAGGCGCAGGACGAGAAGGTCCAGAAGCAGTACGAGCGCGGCCTGATCACGAAGGACGAGCGGTCCCAGGAGCTCATCGCCATCTGGACCAAGGCGACCAACGAGGTCGCCGAGGCCATGGCGGAGAACTTCCCGAAGACCAACCCGATCTTCATGATGGTCGACTCGGGCGCCCGAGGGAACATGATGCAGATGCGCCAGATCGCCGGTATGCGCGGTCTGGTGTCCAACGCCAAGAACGAGACCATCCCGCGTCCGATCAAGGCGTCCTTCCGCGAGGGCCTGTCCGTGCTGGAGTACTTCATCTCCACGCACGGTGCCCGTAAGGGTCTGGCGGACACCGCGCTGCGCACCGCCGACTCGGGTTACCTGACCCGTCGTCTGGTGGACGTCTCGCAGGACGTGATCATCCGCGAGGAGGACTGCGGCACCGACCGCGGCCTCAAGCTCGTGATCGCCTCCAAGGGCGCGGACGGCGTGCTGCGCAAGGCGGAGGACGTCGAGACCAGCGTGTACGCGCGCTGCCTCGCCGAGGACGTCGTCGTCGACGGCAAGGTACTGGCCCCGGCCGGCACCGACCTGGGCGACGTGCTCATCGACGAACTGGTGCGGCACGGCGTGGAGACGGTCAAGACCCGCTCGGTCCTCACCTGCGAGTCCGCCGTCGGCACCTGCGCCATGTGCTACGGCCGCTCCCTGGCGACCGGCAAGCTGGTGGACATCGGCGAGGCCGTCGGCATCATCGCCGCCCAGTCCATCGGTGAGCCCGGCACCCAGCTGACGATGCGTACCTTCCACACCGGTGGTGTGGCCGGTGACGACATCACCCAGGGTCTGCCGCGTGTCGTCGAGCTCTTCGAGGCCCGCACCCCCAAGGGTGTCGCCCCGATCTCCGAGGCCGCCGGCCGCGTGCGGATCGAGGAGACGGAGAAGACCAAGAAGATCGTCGTCACCCCGGACGACGGCTCCGACGAGACCTCCTACGGCGTCTCCAAGCGCGCCCGTCTGCTGGTCTCCGAGGGCGACCACGTCGATGTCGGCCAGCCGCTGACCGTCGGCGCCACCAACCCGCACGACGTGCTGCGCATCCTCGGCCAGCGCGCGGTGCAGGTGCACCTGGTGGGCGAGGTCCAGAAGGTCTACAACTCGCAGGGCGTGTCGATCCACGACAAGCACATCGAGATCATCATCCGGCAGATGCTGCGCCGGGTGACGATCATCGAGTCCGGCGACGCCGAGCTGCTGCCCGGCGAGCTGGTGGAGCGCTCGAAGTTCGAGGCCGAGAACCGCCGGGTGGTGGCCGAGGGCGGTCAGCCCGCCTCCGGTCGTCCGCAGCTGATGGGCATCACCAAGGCCTCGCTGGCCACGGAGTCCTGGCTGTCGGCGGCGTCCTTCCAGGAGACGACCAGGGTCCTGACCGACGCGGCGATCAACGCCAAGTCGGACTCCCTGATCGGCCTCAAGGAGAACGTCATCATCGGTAAGCTCATCCCGGCCGGTACGGGTCTGTCCCGGTACCGCAACATCCGGGTCGAGCCGACCGAGGAGGCCAAGGCCGCGATGTACTCGGCCGTCGGTTACGACGACATCGACTACTCGCCCTTCGGCACCGGCTCCGGCCAGGCGGTCCCGCTGGAGGACTACGACTACGGCCCCTACAACGGCTGA